A window from Candidatus Omnitrophota bacterium encodes these proteins:
- the infB gene encoding translation initiation factor IF-2 has translation MIKKPKTKSVKPKKDIAKSAVSEKAKAKKPAAKTVSSKKKPVVKKSVVPVEKPIDPIIVKKAEPAAVKPVVTAKPVAAAKPILSPKPVVPVKPAAVVKPVETVKPAVSVKPAVKIEEKIAQPVAKVPEIKKPDEKIEAVIAKTAEPVKLPEEPKKRILEIEPPISLKDLAAKIGVKPNELIVNLMAKNIFATINQSLGEEMLKDVLRGYDIELKRPAKLEDQVVKEHRELEEKQDIKHLALRSPVVTFMGHVDHGKTSLLDFIRKTHVADKEKGGITQHIGAYEVKVKNGSVTFLDTPGHEAFTAMRARGANATDIVVLVVAADDGVMPQTKEALDHARAAGVQIVVAINKCDLPGANVEKIKGQLAQLGLTPEDWGGKTITMPVSAKTGEGVETLLEMLLLEAELLELKANPGLRARGVVIEGKLSSGQGPVATVLVKNGTLKLGDMVLTGMHYGRIKAMMDHTGSRINEAPPSKPVTILGLSGVPMAGDEFFVVKDEKKARVLSLLKQDEARSKKLKMSQRVTLEDFYKQMKEGVAKELAIVMKGDVQGSIEALKKSLVDLGTKDVKIDIVHADVGTINESDIMLAVVSNAVVLGFNVKIDEGAQELAAKEGIEIKLYGIIYEAIQDVIAAMEGLLEPVLKEIFVARAQVKQVFKVTKAGTIAGSIVVKGKMVRTGVAKLIRDKKVVYEGKISSLKRFKDDVRDVNEGVECGIGLDRHDDVRAGDLIEVYSIEKVARRLDSKK, from the coding sequence ATGATAAAAAAACCTAAGACGAAGAGCGTTAAACCGAAGAAGGATATCGCGAAGTCCGCAGTTTCCGAAAAAGCTAAGGCGAAGAAGCCGGCCGCGAAGACTGTTTCCTCAAAGAAGAAGCCGGTCGTTAAAAAGAGTGTTGTGCCTGTCGAAAAACCGATCGATCCGATCATTGTGAAGAAGGCCGAACCGGCGGCGGTGAAACCTGTTGTGACGGCGAAACCCGTTGCGGCGGCGAAGCCTATTCTGTCGCCAAAACCCGTTGTGCCTGTGAAGCCGGCGGCAGTAGTAAAGCCCGTCGAGACGGTGAAGCCGGCTGTGTCGGTAAAGCCGGCCGTTAAGATCGAGGAGAAAATTGCGCAACCAGTCGCTAAAGTTCCTGAGATCAAAAAACCGGATGAGAAAATAGAAGCCGTAATAGCGAAAACCGCAGAACCTGTAAAACTTCCCGAAGAACCCAAGAAGCGAATTTTAGAGATAGAGCCCCCGATATCATTAAAAGATCTTGCCGCGAAGATAGGCGTCAAGCCTAATGAATTGATCGTGAATCTCATGGCTAAAAATATATTCGCCACCATAAATCAATCCCTTGGCGAAGAGATGCTAAAGGATGTGTTGCGGGGATACGATATTGAATTAAAAAGGCCGGCGAAGTTAGAAGACCAGGTTGTAAAAGAGCACAGGGAGCTCGAGGAGAAACAGGATATCAAACATCTCGCGTTGCGCTCCCCGGTAGTTACTTTTATGGGGCATGTCGACCATGGAAAGACGTCGCTTCTCGATTTTATACGAAAAACGCATGTCGCCGATAAAGAAAAAGGCGGCATAACACAGCATATAGGCGCTTACGAAGTAAAGGTTAAAAATGGGTCGGTTACATTTCTGGATACGCCGGGTCACGAGGCTTTTACCGCGATGCGCGCCAGGGGCGCAAACGCGACCGATATAGTGGTGCTCGTAGTCGCAGCGGACGACGGTGTCATGCCCCAGACAAAGGAGGCTCTGGATCATGCCAGGGCCGCTGGCGTACAGATAGTCGTAGCCATTAATAAGTGCGATCTTCCCGGCGCTAATGTCGAAAAAATAAAAGGACAGCTCGCCCAACTCGGACTTACCCCTGAAGACTGGGGCGGCAAAACGATAACGATGCCGGTTTCGGCGAAAACGGGCGAGGGTGTCGAGACGCTATTGGAAATGCTTTTACTCGAAGCGGAACTTTTGGAGCTCAAAGCGAATCCGGGGCTCAGGGCGCGCGGTGTCGTAATAGAAGGAAAGCTTTCCAGCGGACAGGGGCCTGTCGCGACGGTTCTGGTTAAGAACGGTACTTTGAAGCTCGGCGACATGGTTTTGACGGGTATGCATTATGGCAGGATCAAGGCTATGATGGACCATACCGGTAGCCGTATAAACGAGGCGCCGCCGTCGAAGCCGGTAACGATATTGGGCTTATCCGGCGTGCCGATGGCCGGCGATGAATTCTTCGTTGTAAAAGACGAGAAGAAAGCGCGGGTGCTTTCGCTCTTGAAACAAGACGAAGCGCGTTCGAAGAAACTTAAGATGTCCCAGAGAGTTACACTGGAAGATTTCTATAAACAGATGAAAGAGGGCGTAGCGAAGGAGCTTGCCATAGTAATGAAAGGCGATGTCCAGGGCTCCATCGAGGCGTTAAAAAAGTCGCTTGTTGATCTCGGTACGAAGGACGTAAAGATAGACATAGTTCACGCTGACGTCGGAACGATAAATGAATCCGACATCATGCTTGCCGTCGTTTCGAATGCGGTAGTTCTCGGGTTTAATGTTAAGATCGATGAGGGCGCCCAGGAACTCGCGGCTAAAGAAGGCATTGAAATAAAACTTTACGGGATAATTTACGAAGCGATACAGGATGTTATAGCGGCTATGGAAGGATTGCTTGAGCCGGTCTTGAAGGAAATATTCGTAGCCCGCGCGCAGGTAAAACAGGTTTTTAAAGTTACAAAGGCCGGAACGATAGCCGGGTCGATAGTTGTAAAAGGGAAGATGGTTAGGACGGGAGTCGCGAAACTTATACGCGACAAAAAGGTCGTATATGAGGGTAAGATATCGTCGCTTAAAAGATTTAAGGACGATGTTCGCGATGTCAATGAAGGCGTCGAGTGCGGTATAGGCTTAGACCGCCATGACGATGTCAGGGCAGGAGACCTTATCGAGGTATATTCTATCGAAAAGGTCGCCAGAAGGCTGGATTCCAAAAAATGA
- the trpS gene encoding tryptophan--tRNA ligase, producing the protein MSKKRILSGMRPTGKLHLGHLVGALNNWVKLQDEYQCFYMIADWHALMSEYEDPRNLKESCYEMVRDFVASGLDPEKSVIFIQSHVPEHLELAMVFSDITPLAWVERVPTYKEQLREVKGRDLTTYGFLGYPVLQAADIAVYRANAVPVGVDQIPHLELTREIVRRFNGLYKEAIFPEPEAILTKTPKLLGLDNRKMSKSYANFIALSDTPEVIRKKVNVMITDAERVKLQDKGHPAICNVFSYYATFTKPENLAKVKDWCEGALKGCTECKRGLADILIETLEPIRQRREKLSDSQVADIIADGDKRARKITVETMGEVRRVVNLL; encoded by the coding sequence ATGAGCAAGAAGCGTATTCTAAGCGGGATGCGTCCGACGGGTAAATTGCACTTAGGCCATCTGGTCGGCGCGCTTAATAACTGGGTAAAATTGCAGGACGAATACCAGTGTTTTTACATGATAGCCGACTGGCACGCGCTTATGAGCGAGTACGAGGATCCTCGAAACCTGAAAGAATCGTGTTACGAGATGGTCAGGGATTTTGTAGCCTCCGGGCTCGATCCCGAAAAATCCGTGATATTCATCCAGTCGCATGTACCCGAACATCTGGAGTTGGCGATGGTGTTCTCGGACATCACGCCGCTGGCGTGGGTCGAACGGGTTCCGACATACAAAGAACAGCTTCGCGAGGTTAAGGGGCGCGACCTGACGACGTACGGATTTTTGGGCTACCCTGTTTTACAGGCGGCGGATATCGCCGTCTATCGCGCTAACGCAGTCCCTGTGGGGGTCGACCAGATTCCGCACCTGGAACTTACGCGGGAGATTGTGCGCAGATTTAACGGTCTATACAAGGAAGCAATATTCCCGGAGCCGGAGGCGATCCTGACAAAAACTCCGAAACTGCTCGGTCTCGATAATAGAAAGATGTCGAAGAGTTACGCAAATTTCATCGCGCTCTCGGATACTCCGGAAGTTATCAGAAAAAAGGTGAACGTTATGATAACCGATGCCGAGAGAGTGAAGCTACAGGACAAAGGGCATCCGGCAATCTGTAACGTATTCAGTTATTATGCTACATTTACGAAGCCGGAGAATCTTGCGAAGGTGAAGGACTGGTGTGAGGGCGCGCTCAAAGGCTGTACCGAATGCAAACGGGGCTTGGCGGACATTTTAATAGAAACGCTTGAGCCGATAAGGCAGAGGCGGGAAAAACTGTCCGATTCCCAGGTCGCGGACATAATCGCGGATGGCGATAAAAGAGCGCGAAAGATTACCGTCGAGACGATGGGTGAAGTCAGGCGCGTAGTTAATTTATTATGA
- the nusA gene encoding transcription termination factor NusA, with the protein MNEELLTVLEHIEREKGIEKEFLFKAIESALTSAARKIIGNKEAEVVATIDRATGAIKILSEGKEINSDEFGRIAAQTAKQVIIQKIREAERDIVFEDYTKRVGTITSGSVHRFEKGDIIIDLGKTEGILSKSQQCPKDRYKQGDRVRVLIQEVTKTSHGPQIILSRADPMFVKKLFEIEVPEITESIVEVKAISREPGERTKIAVWSKDDKVDAVGACVGMRGSRVKDIVRELQGERVDIVRWSDDLKEYIKASMSPTEISEIKIDKTTKKIEIVVPDDQLSIGIGKHGQNIRLASRLVGWEMDIRGKEEKKKEVEEVKAKVLAEKEAAGEAAMEEVITAEEAAPVSAESEKKLTELEGVGPKVEKLLRAAGYDTVDKVKMLTAEDLTKLEGIGLKTAEKILRSAKER; encoded by the coding sequence ATGAACGAAGAACTACTGACGGTATTGGAGCACATAGAGCGCGAGAAGGGGATCGAGAAAGAGTTTCTCTTCAAGGCGATAGAGTCTGCCCTTACGAGCGCGGCAAGGAAGATAATCGGCAATAAAGAGGCGGAAGTTGTCGCGACGATCGACAGGGCGACCGGAGCGATAAAGATATTGAGCGAAGGTAAGGAGATAAACTCCGACGAATTCGGCCGTATCGCCGCCCAGACCGCGAAGCAGGTAATAATACAGAAGATACGCGAGGCGGAGCGCGACATAGTATTCGAAGATTACACCAAGAGGGTTGGCACCATCACGAGCGGATCTGTGCACAGGTTTGAAAAGGGCGATATTATTATCGATCTTGGCAAGACGGAAGGTATCCTGTCGAAGTCACAGCAATGCCCGAAAGATCGCTACAAACAGGGCGACAGGGTAAGGGTGCTCATCCAGGAGGTTACGAAGACTTCCCATGGTCCGCAGATCATCCTTTCCAGGGCGGATCCTATGTTTGTAAAGAAACTCTTTGAAATAGAAGTTCCGGAAATAACCGAAAGCATAGTAGAGGTCAAGGCTATATCCAGGGAGCCGGGCGAGAGGACCAAGATAGCCGTATGGTCGAAGGATGATAAAGTTGATGCCGTCGGCGCATGTGTCGGTATGAGGGGCTCGCGCGTTAAGGATATCGTCCGCGAACTGCAGGGCGAGCGTGTCGATATAGTCCGATGGAGCGATGACCTTAAAGAATATATAAAGGCGTCCATGAGCCCAACCGAGATATCGGAGATAAAGATAGACAAGACGACGAAGAAGATAGAGATAGTCGTACCCGACGATCAGCTCTCCATAGGTATCGGTAAGCACGGGCAGAATATACGGCTCGCGTCCCGTCTTGTGGGATGGGAGATGGATATAAGGGGCAAGGAAGAAAAGAAGAAAGAGGTTGAAGAAGTTAAGGCGAAAGTTCTCGCCGAAAAAGAAGCCGCCGGAGAAGCCGCGATGGAAGAAGTGATTACTGCGGAAGAAGCCGCGCCGGTATCGGCGGAGAGCGAAAAAAAGCTTACGGAACTGGAGGGCGTGGGCCCGAAAGTCGAGAAACTGTTAAGGGCCGCCGGTTATGATACGGTCGACAAAGTCAAAATGCTAACAGCTGAGGATTTAACGAAGCTGGAAGGCATAGGTCTTAAGACGGCGGAAAAAATACTGAGGTCCGCGAAAGAGAGATAG
- a CDS encoding ribosome maturation factor RimP yields the protein MEIVDRVNSLIKGYLEENGIELVETTYRREQGGMVLRLLVDTPEGITIDECERLNNYLSELIDKEGVIDEHFLLEVASPGLDRALVTDRDFAWVMGKALEVSMYEPVDGKREHEGKLMGMDKDSIVVENDGISVVIPRAKIAKAKLKIDF from the coding sequence ATGGAAATAGTCGATCGCGTTAACTCATTGATTAAAGGTTATTTAGAAGAAAACGGCATCGAACTTGTCGAGACGACATATCGTCGCGAGCAAGGCGGGATGGTTTTACGCCTATTAGTCGATACGCCGGAGGGCATAACGATAGACGAATGCGAGCGGTTAAATAACTATTTAAGCGAACTTATTGATAAAGAAGGAGTAATCGACGAACATTTTCTCCTGGAGGTCGCTTCTCCCGGACTCGACAGGGCGCTCGTTACCGATAGGGATTTTGCGTGGGTTATGGGCAAGGCGCTTGAGGTAAGCATGTATGAACCGGTGGATGGCAAGAGGGAGCACGAGGGTAAGCTTATGGGCATGGACAAGGATAGTATTGTTGTAGAAAATGACGGAATTAGCGTAGTGATTCCGAGAGCTAAGATAGCTAAAGCGAAACTGAAGATAGATTTTTAG